The genomic stretch GTAAAGTAGTAGAAATTACATATAGTACCACAGAAGTTTGTTATGACCGTCAGTTCGGTTTTGAAGAAGAATTAAAGAAATATCCAGACATTGAAATCATCCAGGCCAAAGACGTTGAGAAGCCAAAGTCTGATTATTCTCAGCCGATCATGGTAGACTTTATCAACGCAAACCCGGTAATCGACGGAGTATTCACAATCAATGACCCGACAGCACGCGGTGCCATCGCAGCCCTTAAAGAAGCAGGCCGCTTAGACGCTACCAAGGTTGTTTCCGTGGACGGCTCTGATGAAGGTAAAGGCTTTATCCGTGCCGGCGAAATGGTAGCATCTGCAGCACAGGATCCGGCAGGAATCGGTACAACCTGTATCGAAACCGCTTATCGTCTTCTGTCCGGACAGACCATTGAGGAGAAGGTAGTCGTACCGATGTCTATCATTACAGAGGAGAACGTAGATCAGTAATCCGTAAAGTGTTGACCCGTAGCGAAGAATGCAGAACAGGAGTGTTAAAAACATGTCAAATGAATATGTTTTTGAAATGAAAGATATAACCAAAGCGTTTGGTCGCAATGTTGTACTTGACGGAGTCAGTATTTCCATAAAGCCCGGAGAAGTCCGGGCTCTTATGGGAGAGAATGGAGCAGGAAAATCCACCTTAATGAAGATCCTTGGCGGAATTTTCAGTGCTGATTCGGGCATCATCTACATGGACGGGAAGGAAGCTTCCATAAAGACCGTAGACGATGCCCGCAAGTATGGTGTCAGTTTTATTCATCAGGAAATCACCAACATTCCTGAGATGACGATTGCAGAAAATATTTTTCTTGGCCGGGAACCAAAAAACCATTTGAAGTTGGTGGATTACCGGAAAATGAAGCATGAGGCGCAGAAAGCTCTTGATGCGCTGGGACTGGATCTGGATGCTGGAATGCTGATTCGGGGGTTATCCGTAGCCCAGCAGCAGATGATAGAAATTGCAAGAGCGGTGAATGAGGGGGCAAAAATCCTGATTCTGGACGAACCCACAGCATCTTTGTCAAAAAGCGAGACAGACAATCTGTTTGCACAGATCGACCGTTTAAGAAAAGCCGGAGTTGCGATGATCTACATCTCCCATCGTATGGAAGAGACCTTTAAGGTCTGCGATTCGGTAACGGTACTCCGTGACGGTAAGTTTATAGGAACCAGAGATACAAAAGAAACAACAGAAAATGAATTAATCAGTATGATGGTAGGCCGTGAATTTAACAACATGTATGGAAACAAACGTGTCATCGGCGGGGACGTCATCATGGAAGTGAAACATTTAACAACCGATAAGGTATTTGATATCAGTTTTACATTGAGAAAAGGGGAAATACTTGGATTCTCAGGATTAGTAGGGGCGGGGCGTACCGAGCTGGCACTGGCGTTATTCGGCATTGACAGCATTCAGTCAGGAGAGATCTGGCTGGAAGGGAAAAAACTTACCATCAGTAAACCGGGGGATGCAATGAACGCAGGCATCGCACTGGTGCCGGAAGAGCGTAAGGAGCAGGGGCTTTTCCTTAGCCATAGCATTGCAACCAATCTGACATTCCAGGTGCTTTCTGATTTTATACATCAGTTACGAGTGGACAAGAAAAAGGAATCGAATATTGTAGATGAGTTCAAGCAGAAGCTTTCTATTAAGATGGCCTCCGTGGAACAGACGGCAGGAGAGCTTTCCGGCGGCAACCAGCAGAAGATCGTTATATCCAAATGGCTGGCAGCAAAGCCGAAGGTACTCATTCTGGACGAACCGACCCGAGGGATCGACGTAGGCGCAAAGGCAGAGATATATAAGCTGATGCACAGCCTGGCCAGTGAAGGAGTTTCTATTATTATGATCTCTTCGGAGCTTCCTGAGATCATCAATAACTCCAGCCGGGTTGCCATCATGAGGGAAGGACATCTGGCCGGAATTCTAGACCAGCAGGAGACGGAAGCTACACAGGAAACGATCATGTCATTTGCAGTGGGAGGAGAACATACAACATGTTAAGCAAGAAGAATCAATCAGAGACATCTGAGATACAAGCACCAAGCCTCTGGAACACCAATCCCTTGATGATCTGGCTGAAGCGCAATATGGCAGCCATGATCGCGTTGGTATTCCTGTGTATTATTTTATCGATTACAACCGATACCTTTCTTGTTAAAAATAACCTGCTCAGCGTATTGCGCCAGGTCTGCGTCAATGGTTTTATTGCATTCGGTATCACATGCGTTCTGATTTGCGGCGGCATTGACTTATCCGTAGGCTCCGTTGTAGCGGCTGCCGGTGTTATTGCCGTACGCTGCGGAAATGCAGGACTGCCGGTTATCCTTTGCTTTCTGATCCCCCTGTTATTTGGTGCGGTCATCGGTCTTTTCAATGGATATGTTATTTCGCACACAACTCTGCCGCCATTTATCGTAACCTTATCCATGCAGATTATCGTACGAGGTGTCAGCTACATATTAACAGGCGGTCAGCCCGCACAGTCCAATAACGAAACATTCAACAACATGGGAGTAGGAAGCTTCCTTGGAATTCCCATTCCGGTTGTATTTGTAATCGTTGCATTTGTAATTCTTTATTTCATCATGAACCGTACCTCCTTTGGTCGTCATGTCTATGCCACCGGCGGAAACAAGGAAGCAGCTAAATACGCCGGTGTTGATACCAAATGGATCCAGGTAAGGGTATTCATCATCAGTGGTGTGATGGCAGCCTTAGCCGGCGTGGTTCTGGCAGCAAGGCTGTATTCCGGTCAGCCATCCGTAGGAGAAGGCTTTGAGCGAGATGCAATTGCAGCTTCCGTACTTGGCGGTACAAGCTTTAACGGCGGTATCGGTACAATGGGCGGAACCGTGATCGGTGTGCTGATCATCGGTGTTCTCAATAACGGTATGAACTTACTTAAGATAAGCAGCTACTGGCAGTTTGTAGTAAAGGGATGCGTAATCCTTGGAGCGGTGTACGTGGATTACTTAAAAAAGAGAGGTTCTCTCAAAAAGTAATATTACATAATTTAGACGGAGGCATAAGAACATGATGGACATTGTGGAATTAAAAGGGAAATGCAAGGATATCCGCAAGGATATTATAAATATGACAGCTGATGCAGCCAGCGGCCATCCAGGCGGTTCTTTATCAGCGGTAGAGCTGATGGCAGCACTGTTTTATACACAGATGCGGGTAGATCCAAAGGATCCGGACAATGAGGACCGGGACCGCTTTGTACTGAGCAAGGGACATGCAGCTCCCTGCTATTATGCGGTATTAGGCGAGATGGGCTTTTTTGACAAAGCGGAATTCAAGAACTTCCGTCAGCTCCACAGCATTCTTCAGGGACATCCAGATGCAAAAAAGGTTCCCGGAATCGATGCTTCCACCGGCTCTCTGGGACAGGGAATCTCCATTGCGGTAGGAATGGCACTTGGAGCAAAGGCTCAGAATAAGGATACAAAGGTATATACCCTGCTTGGAGATGGAGAGCTTCAGGAAGGACAGGTT from Lacrimispora sphenoides JCM 1415 encodes the following:
- a CDS encoding sugar ABC transporter ATP-binding protein, which gives rise to MSNEYVFEMKDITKAFGRNVVLDGVSISIKPGEVRALMGENGAGKSTLMKILGGIFSADSGIIYMDGKEASIKTVDDARKYGVSFIHQEITNIPEMTIAENIFLGREPKNHLKLVDYRKMKHEAQKALDALGLDLDAGMLIRGLSVAQQQMIEIARAVNEGAKILILDEPTASLSKSETDNLFAQIDRLRKAGVAMIYISHRMEETFKVCDSVTVLRDGKFIGTRDTKETTENELISMMVGREFNNMYGNKRVIGGDVIMEVKHLTTDKVFDISFTLRKGEILGFSGLVGAGRTELALALFGIDSIQSGEIWLEGKKLTISKPGDAMNAGIALVPEERKEQGLFLSHSIATNLTFQVLSDFIHQLRVDKKKESNIVDEFKQKLSIKMASVEQTAGELSGGNQQKIVISKWLAAKPKVLILDEPTRGIDVGAKAEIYKLMHSLASEGVSIIMISSELPEIINNSSRVAIMREGHLAGILDQQETEATQETIMSFAVGGEHTTC
- a CDS encoding ABC transporter permease — its product is MLSKKNQSETSEIQAPSLWNTNPLMIWLKRNMAAMIALVFLCIILSITTDTFLVKNNLLSVLRQVCVNGFIAFGITCVLICGGIDLSVGSVVAAAGVIAVRCGNAGLPVILCFLIPLLFGAVIGLFNGYVISHTTLPPFIVTLSMQIIVRGVSYILTGGQPAQSNNETFNNMGVGSFLGIPIPVVFVIVAFVILYFIMNRTSFGRHVYATGGNKEAAKYAGVDTKWIQVRVFIISGVMAALAGVVLAARLYSGQPSVGEGFERDAIAASVLGGTSFNGGIGTMGGTVIGVLIIGVLNNGMNLLKISSYWQFVVKGCVILGAVYVDYLKKRGSLKK
- a CDS encoding transketolase — translated: MDIVELKGKCKDIRKDIINMTADAASGHPGGSLSAVELMAALFYTQMRVDPKDPDNEDRDRFVLSKGHAAPCYYAVLGEMGFFDKAEFKNFRQLHSILQGHPDAKKVPGIDASTGSLGQGISIAVGMALGAKAQNKDTKVYTLLGDGELQEGQVWEACMAAANYHLDNLTIIIDNNGLQIDGSNEQVMSLGDLSSKFKAFGFNVLELPDGNNLEEVLAAYSISTMEGKPKCILAHTVKGKGVSFMENQVGWHGKAPSEAERQQALKELEG